A part of Drosophila ananassae strain 14024-0371.13 chromosome 2R, ASM1763931v2, whole genome shotgun sequence genomic DNA contains:
- the LOC26514721 gene encoding uncharacterized protein LOC26514721, whose product MAPKLPKRSYTPLLRGRQVQGQQLAAALDEPAQPSPNSGLLQISHNNYEVQSQLLVRNRPTFPERDRSTATMLIILSNGGQRQVNFPLPRESCTVHDLLVRFGVRFNRNTTIIQCVDHNRDGIDFVVRVGFSVSRLLSQQVAAAGEPPHHSPVEQISTNNYAVHSHHIRTHRTRRAIAEGNGNLAKMLVLQASGEKRLITFTLPRVTCTVKDLLERVGVPFDSTTTLKCVEHRDPNVDFVVGVGFPGNESARQLRSRANESLAAIDYSSMTLDPEL is encoded by the coding sequence ATGGCACCGAAATTGCCGAAACGCTCATACACTCCTCTGCTGCGCGGAAGACAGGTCCAGGGGCAGCAATTAGCAGCAGCCCTCGATGAACCGGCCCAACCGTCACCAAACTCGGGCTTGCTGCAGATTTCGCACAACAACTATGAAGTTCAGTCGCAGCTGCTGGTCAGAAACCGACCAACTTTTCCCGAACGCGACAGGAGCACTGCTACCATGCTGATCATCCTGTCCAACGGCGGCCAGCGACAGGTGAACTTTCCCCTACCAAGGGAGTCCTGCACCGTGCACGATCTCCTCGTCCGATTTGGCGTGCGCTTCAACCGCAACACCACCATTATTCAGTGCGTGGACCACAACAGAGATGGCATCGACTTCGTGGTGAGAGTGGGATTCTCGGTGAGCAGACTGCTCAGCCAGCAGGTGGCCGCTGCTGGAGAACCACCTCACCACTCGCCAGTGGAGCAAATCTCGACGAACAACTATGCCGTTCACTCGCATCACATACGCACCCACCGAACTCGGCGGGCCATAGCCGAGGGCAATGGAAACCTGGCCAAGATGTTGGTCCTCCAGGCCAGTGGCGAGAAGCGACTGATAACTTTCACTTTGCCGCGGGTGACTTGCACCGTGAAGGATCTCCTCGAGCGGGTCGGAGTGCCCTTCGACAGCACCACCACCCTTAAGTGTGTGGAGCACCGGGACCCCAATGTGGACTTTGTGGTTGGAGTGGGATTCCCAGGAAACGAGTCGGCCAGACAACTGAGATCCCGGGCCAATGAGAGTCTTGCGGCGATCGACTATTCTTCTATGACCTTAGATCCCGAGCTATAA
- the LOC6506189 gene encoding ribosome maturation protein SBDS produces MSKIFTPTNQIRLTNVAIVRLKKGGKRFEIACYKNKVLSWRNNSEKDIDEVLQTHTVFTNVSKGQAAKKDELQKAFNKTDETEICKEILSKGELQVSEKERQSVLDSQLNSIVNSVAALCVNPETRRPYPASIIEKSLKDAHFSVKMNKNTKQNTLEAIKMLREHLPIERSRMKLRVSFAGKEGGGKLKESVVKLANAVEHEEWEESTLHLTLLIDPGQYRVIDELVRNETKGKGLLELLELKEVVESEELF; encoded by the exons ATGTCCAAAATATTTACGCCTACAAATCAAATTCGCCTCACAAACGTCGCTATAGTGCGACTGAAAAAAGGAGGAAAGCGTTTCGAGATAGCCTGTTACAAAAACAAGGTCCTTTCGTGGCGAAACAACAG CGAAAAGGATATAGATGAGGTCCTGCAGACGCATACGGTGTTTACAAATGTCTCCAAAGGTCAGGCAGCCAAGAAGGATGAATTACAGAAGGCCTTTAACAAAACGGATGAGACTGAGATTTGCAAAGAGATCCTGAGCAAGGGGGAGCTGCAGGTTTCGGAGAAAGAACGCCAAAGTGTCCTGGACTCGCAGCTGAACAGCATCGTTAACAGCGTGGCTGCTCTGTGTGTCAATCCTGAAACCAGACGTCCTTACCCGGCTTCCATTATCGAGAAATCCCTGAAGGATGCACATTTCTCCGTGAAGATGAACAAGAACACGAAGCAAAACACCCTGGAAGCCATCAAGATGCTGCGAGAGCACCTCCCGATTGAAAGATCCCGAATGAAGCTCAGAGTCAGCTTTGCGGGTAAAGAGGGTGGCGGTAAACTGAAAGAATCAGTGGTGAAGCTTGCCAACGCGGTGGAGCACGAGGAATGGGAGGAGTCCACGCTTCACCTGACCCTGCTGATAGATCCTGGCCAATACCGCGTCATAGACGAGCTGGTCAGGAACGAAACCAAGGGAAAGGGTCTGTTGGAGCTGCTCGAACTCAAGGAGGTCGTGGAGAGCGAAGAACTCTTTTAG